One Sphingobacteruim zhuxiongii DNA window includes the following coding sequences:
- the nhaA gene encoding Na+/H+ antiporter NhaA — protein sequence MAKLINLTVFKRFLSSNYAGGILLFSCVIVSLIIANSPLSEAFNQFFQQVIGYESESIQLKYSLKQWIDDGLMAIFFLLVGLEIKRELVEGELSSPKKAALPILAAIGGALVPAGIYAALNFSEPTHHGWGIPMATDIAFALAIITLLGKRVPASLKIFLAALAIVDDLLAILVIAIFYSSELHLTYLMYAGAILLMLVAFNRFGVKNIWAYLIPGLFIWYFVHHSGIHATIAGVLVAMTLPTTPDATESPLEKLEHALVNPVNFIIIPLFALVNTNITLHQEMIGGLTSPLGLGIILGLFLGKTIGIFTTSYICVKSKLANLPEEASWKHMIGVGMLGGIGFTMSIFISMLSFKDPLFIEEAKFAVLIGSLISGLCGYLFLSSLAKKKIKS from the coding sequence ATGGCAAAACTGATTAATCTAACTGTATTTAAGCGATTCCTTTCGTCGAACTATGCTGGCGGTATCCTCCTTTTTTCTTGTGTTATCGTATCCTTAATTATTGCAAATTCCCCTTTATCCGAAGCCTTCAATCAATTTTTTCAACAGGTCATCGGTTATGAAAGCGAAAGTATACAACTTAAATACTCCCTAAAGCAATGGATTGACGACGGCTTAATGGCTATTTTCTTTCTATTGGTCGGCTTAGAAATCAAACGCGAATTGGTTGAGGGTGAACTATCTTCTCCAAAAAAGGCTGCATTGCCTATTCTCGCAGCGATCGGTGGCGCTTTAGTACCAGCAGGAATCTATGCGGCACTCAACTTTAGCGAGCCCACACATCATGGCTGGGGAATCCCAATGGCAACAGATATTGCTTTTGCACTTGCAATTATCACCTTATTAGGCAAACGTGTACCTGCAAGCTTGAAGATCTTTCTTGCTGCATTGGCCATTGTAGATGATCTATTAGCCATTTTGGTGATTGCCATCTTCTACTCTTCCGAATTACACTTAACCTACTTAATGTATGCAGGTGCAATCTTACTGATGCTGGTTGCTTTTAACCGTTTTGGCGTCAAGAATATCTGGGCTTACTTGATTCCGGGCCTCTTTATCTGGTATTTTGTACATCATTCAGGCATACATGCAACGATTGCTGGCGTATTGGTAGCGATGACCTTACCAACAACACCTGATGCAACAGAATCACCGCTAGAGAAGCTGGAGCATGCATTAGTAAACCCAGTGAACTTTATTATTATCCCATTATTTGCGCTAGTCAACACCAACATCACCTTGCATCAAGAGATGATCGGCGGATTGACGTCACCACTAGGTTTAGGTATCATCCTAGGTTTATTCCTCGGGAAAACTATCGGGATTTTTACGACTTCGTATATCTGCGTAAAATCAAAACTGGCAAACCTCCCTGAGGAAGCCAGCTGGAAACACATGATCGGTGTGGGTATGCTCGGCGGTATTGGATTTACCATGTCGATCTTTATATCGATGCTTTCGTTTAAAGATCCGTTGTTTATCGAAGAAGCCAAATTTGCTGTATTAATTGGCTCACTGATTTCCGGCTTATGTGGATACTTATTCCTCTCTTCCCTTGCGAAAAAGAAGATCAAATCATAA
- a CDS encoding right-handed parallel beta-helix repeat-containing protein: MKRYLLTFLLLIALTAAKADIVLYVAPDGDNNNAGTLEKPLKSIEFALQKAKELKRTQADEAIKIFLRAGEYPFTRTARIDKALSGTPNKPTLIAAYQNEKVVFTGAIKLQGSDFSPVRDSKVRGYLHKDAASKILTAKIDPSLGTIDNDLFPHGFGYSPEELSTASSMLFIDNQAFELGRWPNAGEPIVKIGEVLDKGSIARYGKVDNPWGAKFKFHDAIKNWKQKDNIWIYGYFAYGYSDDNVRIKEIDHKNKLITTDHPHIYGFHASADTSDWGLKHSHKIRGFHFYNILEEVDQPGEYYLDRQANQLYIHPSAPINAQSDIRLTQFAEPFLMVEGANYINIQHIDFKYARGLGIYLGYVSHINIQNCRFENLGGRAISLGDTYPSKQKIETENQNFNSYVKVENCYINNMGSGGIYINGGDSRALVSGNNLVQNCEISNFNLFNKTYAPAIRVTGVGHTVRHCYIHSAPHMAIAFQGNQLLFEYNKIANVCQNASDMGAIYTGRNQAEQQNTIRYNYFENVYKDEENRVCAVYLDDGTVGHQVYGNIFNRCGNPTDKGSFGAVHVNGGYNNYFSNNIFINCKQALGNSPWTNEKWKTDLMATDLQNKLTQRVDIRSEAYQDAYPDLHSILDTSITPMRYNYTDNNIAFLCGNFAAGNFINSNMIFLKDSEKADPFVDYKNKNFNLKDSIRIKEVLPNFKTIPWDRIGLVE, translated from the coding sequence ATGAAAAGATACTTGCTTACATTCCTTCTGCTGATTGCCTTAACGGCTGCCAAGGCTGATATCGTTTTATACGTAGCACCCGATGGCGACAATAATAACGCTGGGACGCTCGAAAAACCATTAAAATCCATCGAATTCGCACTTCAAAAAGCAAAAGAGCTCAAACGAACACAAGCTGACGAAGCCATCAAAATCTTCCTCCGCGCTGGCGAATATCCCTTTACAAGAACCGCACGCATTGACAAAGCATTGTCTGGAACTCCCAATAAACCTACGCTAATTGCTGCTTATCAGAATGAAAAAGTCGTATTTACTGGCGCAATCAAACTTCAGGGTAGCGATTTTTCACCCGTACGCGATAGTAAAGTACGCGGATATTTACATAAAGACGCGGCTAGCAAGATTCTGACAGCAAAAATTGACCCGAGCCTTGGTACAATCGACAATGATCTTTTTCCGCATGGCTTCGGATATAGCCCTGAAGAACTTAGCACGGCAAGCAGCATGCTGTTTATCGATAATCAAGCTTTCGAACTGGGAAGATGGCCCAATGCTGGGGAACCGATCGTTAAGATTGGCGAAGTCCTCGACAAAGGCTCCATCGCGCGATATGGCAAGGTCGATAATCCTTGGGGAGCAAAATTCAAATTCCATGATGCCATTAAAAACTGGAAGCAGAAAGATAATATCTGGATATACGGATATTTCGCTTATGGGTATTCCGACGATAATGTGCGCATCAAGGAAATCGATCACAAAAACAAACTGATTACAACCGATCATCCGCATATCTACGGCTTTCATGCCAGCGCCGATACCTCCGATTGGGGATTAAAGCATTCGCATAAGATCCGTGGTTTTCACTTCTACAATATTTTGGAAGAGGTTGATCAGCCCGGTGAATACTACCTTGATCGACAAGCAAACCAACTCTATATCCATCCTTCTGCGCCGATTAATGCACAGAGCGATATTCGTTTGACGCAGTTTGCCGAGCCTTTCTTGATGGTCGAAGGAGCCAACTACATCAATATTCAGCACATAGATTTTAAGTATGCACGTGGATTGGGAATTTACTTAGGCTATGTGAGCCATATCAATATTCAAAACTGTCGCTTTGAGAATCTTGGTGGTCGTGCCATCTCTCTTGGCGATACTTATCCGAGCAAGCAAAAGATCGAGACTGAAAATCAGAACTTCAATAGTTACGTCAAAGTAGAAAACTGCTATATCAATAATATGGGCTCTGGAGGCATTTATATCAACGGTGGCGATAGTAGAGCGTTAGTTTCAGGTAACAACCTCGTACAAAACTGTGAGATCTCCAATTTTAATCTCTTCAATAAAACCTATGCTCCTGCAATCCGTGTCACAGGTGTGGGGCATACTGTAAGACATTGCTATATACATTCAGCACCCCATATGGCGATCGCCTTTCAAGGGAATCAGTTGCTATTTGAATACAATAAAATCGCCAATGTTTGTCAAAATGCTTCCGATATGGGCGCCATTTACACCGGTCGAAATCAGGCAGAACAGCAAAATACAATCCGTTATAACTATTTTGAGAACGTCTATAAAGACGAAGAAAATCGCGTATGTGCCGTTTATCTAGACGATGGAACCGTTGGTCACCAGGTATATGGCAATATCTTTAACCGCTGTGGCAACCCGACAGATAAAGGTTCTTTTGGTGCGGTACATGTTAATGGTGGGTATAATAACTACTTCAGCAATAATATTTTTATCAACTGTAAGCAAGCCCTTGGAAATAGCCCTTGGACCAATGAAAAGTGGAAAACCGACCTGATGGCCACCGACCTGCAAAATAAGCTCACACAACGCGTCGATATCCGTTCTGAAGCCTATCAAGATGCCTACCCTGATCTACATAGTATTCTCGATACCTCCATTACGCCGATGCGCTACAACTATACCGACAATAATATCGCATTCCTCTGCGGAAACTTCGCTGCCGGAAATTTCATTAATTCCAATATGATATTTCTCAAAGACAGCGAAAAAGCAGACCCATTTGTCGACTATAAAAACAAAAACTTCAACCTCAAAGACAGTATTCGCATCAAAGAAGTGCTCCCTAATTTTAAAACAATCCCTTGGGATAGAATTGGTTTGGTGGAGTAG
- a CDS encoding alpha/beta hydrolase: MHTKNILQAGNTSNATKALIMLHGRGGSAQDILSLADLLQVEDFLLLAPQATNSTWYPHSFMAEIDSNQPYLDSALALVGDTVQEALAKGIQEEHIYFLGFSQGACLTLEYVTRHAKRYGGAIAFTGGLIGDQIYQNNYSGNFYDTPVFIGSSDPDFHVPVSRVHESTQILESMGAQVTEKIYPGMPHTIVQDEIDQANLVLGGG, encoded by the coding sequence ATGCATACAAAGAATATATTACAAGCTGGCAATACCAGCAATGCTACAAAAGCTTTAATTATGCTCCACGGTAGAGGCGGTTCGGCACAGGATATTTTATCCCTTGCCGATCTTCTTCAGGTTGAAGATTTTCTGTTGCTCGCCCCACAAGCGACGAACAGTACCTGGTATCCACATAGCTTTATGGCAGAGATAGATTCCAATCAGCCCTATTTAGATTCGGCTTTAGCATTGGTTGGCGATACAGTTCAAGAAGCCTTAGCGAAAGGCATCCAGGAAGAGCATATCTACTTCCTCGGATTTTCGCAAGGTGCCTGTCTTACCTTGGAATACGTTACACGTCACGCGAAGCGCTATGGCGGTGCAATAGCGTTCACCGGCGGATTAATCGGCGATCAGATTTATCAGAATAATTACAGCGGCAATTTCTATGACACCCCTGTATTTATCGGTAGCAGTGATCCTGATTTCCATGTGCCCGTAAGCCGCGTGCATGAAAGCACACAGATTCTGGAAAGCATGGGTGCTCAAGTGACAGAGAAGATTTATCCGGGAATGCCTCATACGATTGTTCAAGATGAGATTGATCAGGCGAATTTGGTGCTTGGTGGAGGTTAG